The genomic stretch GGCTCCTGTCCAATGCTTTGTGACTGATGCGTTCAGCTTATCCGTGGCAGACCAAATACTGAAATACGTATCGTGCGTAATCAAAGGATACGACGGTGCAATTTGCTGCGCGTTTACTTTGACAGAGAGCAATGCCGCAGCAAACAATAAAAACCTGGCTCTCTTAATTGCCGGAAAAAATACGTGTGTCATTAGATTTGTTAATAGATTATGTAATGATAAATAGATGAATGATTGTACAACCGGCGAATTGCAAATAGCTTACGCCCTTGTTAATTTAAAACTCCCGTTATAAACGGATTTTGATAATTGAATAACATTGAACCTGTTTAAAATAGTTTTGCTAAATGCTTTCTTTCAACAAAATGATAATATTTTAAATGATATTTCGAGTATTTTTTACGTTCGACCCCTTCGGGCAATATCATTAAGTTAAGAAATGTTTACGTTTGCTATGTGCGGTGTCCTCGCCGCACATCATTATTCTGTCGGCTCTTGCCGAAAATTGCCATGAGGCAGTAGAATAATCGTGTGAAGCGAGGACGCTTCACACAACTTAACTTAATGACATTGTTCTTCGGGGTCGCAGGTTTATATAAAATCATTGTACCGCTATAAACATTTGGCTCCTCCGGAGTCATACGTGATGATTACGGACAATAAAAGAAATAATGCAACGACGACGGGTAATCTGACAAAAAATTTACTCATTAAAAAGTGATTTAGATGATGATATTTTTGATTATTGTTTGCTTTAGTTATCCTATTTTACACGTTCATATATTTCCTCTCCGTTTGCGCCGTTCAATGTCCAATTCATCAGGAAAGTGTCGTCGTCTAAAAATTTAAAAACTACATGGCCTTCTTTTACGGAAGGCGGTACTCCTATATGTTTGTCTAATTCTTCCGTGTAAGTTGAGTCTGAGGTAATTTTAATCTTTCCTCTCGAAAGCTGCACGTAGCGGTCATTCATATAAAAAAAATGCATGAAATTTCCGTTTGCATCAAATACTTTAAAATCTCTGTTTCTCGGCGGTGTAAATTTGTCATTGGTACCGTTGATGCCTTTCAGCATATTTTTCTGCATACTTACCTGCCACATGCCTTCAAAATTTTTGGCGCTTATTTTTATTTTTTGCGCACCGGCATTATAACCGTATGTTACGGAAGCGAGCAGCAGAAATCCGTGAATTACTAATCTTTTCATCTGTTTACTTTTTCATGTTTTTATCTGTCAGATGGAAATCGAAGATTAGCTTCGCTCAGTTCGAGCAAGCTCTCGTGTCACGAACTCCATCCTATAAAATAAAAATGCCGCGAGTAATACCTCAAAATAATGCATCGCTTTGAGTATGCCAAAGGTATATGGGCATTTCATGGCTTATTAATTAATTTTTTTACGTTAAATCAATTTATTACGCTTGCAGACACTCGTTTTACCACTGAATTGCCTGGTCTTCATCCGGTATCTGTGTATTGATTTTTCTTTCCATGATTAGTGAACCGCGTACGGTATAGTCAATAGTGGCATTTGCCACAGAGGTATAATCGGTATAGTTGTAATCAATATTATTGATGGTAACATACCTGTGCACAAGATACGGCAGAATTTCATCCGGAATTTCTTCAACGGAATAATTAACCGTTTGATTTACGTGAAAATTCATATCGGGATTGTCCGAAGTAAGCACAACTTCTCTTGTAGTGGTATCAAACTTTGCATAAATTTTATAATCTCTTCTGTCGGTTTTATTTTCATCTACGGTACCGGCATAGAAGAAGACTGTATTTTCGTCAACAACATAAGTTTGTATCGTACTGCTTACTATCGCCGCGCCGTTTTCTTCTCCTTTCAGGTAAATCTTCAGAGCCGTACCGCTGTATTCTCCCGAATAATCATTAAACGGCACAATTCTCAATAATGCTTTTGAGTAATTTCTTCTCGGGTTGGGAGTATATCCCCCTGACGGTTCTATCGTAAGTGGCAGCATCCATTTATCTGCCAAATCAATATTTTTAAGTGTAAACCCGATAGTGGCAGTATCGGTGTTCTCATTCTTTTTAATGGAAATTACCGTATCGGGAATAGTATAATACTGCTGCGACAACTGTTTATAATAAAGGTCTGTCCGGTTTTGAAAATTCGCGTCGTTAAAAGCCCGCAGCGTATCGGGATCAAGCCCGATATGTACCTGAAGGTCATTCTTATTATTGGTTGTACCGCTGACGATTACCGGCAGTTCATAATTAACCAGTCCGTCCGGCTTGTACCGGATATGAATGGGTGTTACGCCGTCTCCGTCCAGAGGAGCCTTGAAGGAGACATATTGCTCATATTGCTCGGCTGTCCAGTCTTTATTGCAGGCTGTACTTCCGGTAATCAGCAGCAGGGTAAGTATTACAGCTGTCTTTTTCATACGTAATTTTTTATTTTTAATGTTCAGCTTTAATTATTTATAAGTTTGCCAGCCCGGGTTTTGTGTCAGACGGTTGTCGCGTCTCAACTCTTCAATCTCAATCGGCCAAAAATACATTTTGTCGGCAAAGGTGCTTTGAAGGGCAAAAGCCGCCACCGGCTGATGGAATAAATCTCTTTGATCCTGGGTCATCAAAACGTTATAGCCGTAAATAGGACGAACCAATTCAGTGGAAGCGTCTTCCCATCTGCGTAAATCGTAATAACGCTCCTGCTCTCCCATCAATTCGATCTGGCGTTCACGCTTAATGGCTTTTCGCAATTGCGTATTGCTTGCATATACGGCATCGGAAAAATCGGGCAGTCCCGCCCTGATTCTGACCGGTCTGATTCCTTTTTGCATTTCCGGAACATTTCTTGAAATGGAATATGTCTGAGAGCTGTCCCAGCTTGGTATATTGTATGAACCGGTTAATTCATTTAATGCCTCGGCATATTCCAGCAATATATCCGCATAGCGGATTGCAGGCTCATATTTCGGAACGACTTTATTCAAATCCCCGTTTTCATACGTATCCTGCGGGTTTACATATTTCATAATGCCGATACCGGTTCTCAGCCAGAACATGGTATTGGTATAACCGTTCCCCGAACCGCGATAATAAAATACCTGCTTTTCCCTGTTGTATTCCTGCGATTCATTAGTGAGATGCCACACGCTGCCGTTATACGCTACCGAAGCATAAAATCTCGGCTCCCTGTTGGCAAACTGTAAAGAGACGCCGGCTGCCAGCGGTTTATATTTCCCGGCAGCGACATCCTCGTCGGTCACGAAACCACTAACTCTTTGACTGCCGTTCCCTTCTCCGTACTCCATATCTTTACCGGGCGCATCGGAGCCGTCGTTCATATAATACGCGTCGCACTGTTTCAGCGTCATGCCGTGTGTATTCCAGCCGGAAGCTATGCGCGGTAACTGGTGCACAACCATAACATTAATACCTTCGCTGGATTGATTTTGTCCCCGCGTAAAAATCAGTTCCGGGTTTTCTGCGGCGGACAACTCTCCGTCAAACAACCTGCGGTAAGATTCAAACGGGTCTATGTTTGCCCAGCCGTCGGGCCACGGTTTATCCGAATATTCGGCATTATACGGCGGCGCTATTGTCGCAGGGTGCGTTATGGTACCCGAACTGGTGTATGGCGCCACAAATAAGGAATAAACACCTAACTGCATCACATCCTTTGCCGCCGCGGCAGCTCTTGCCCACTTTTGTTCATCATAGGTAAGTGAAAGCAAAGGATTGCCTTTATCATCGACCAGCCTTGTTTTAAAATCTGCACTCACTTTACCGCCGTTCATTAAGGGACTGGCTGCATATAAAAATACTTTTGCGCGTGTTGCCAACGCCGCTCCCCGCGTTGGTCTGGCGATAGCCAATTGCCCGCGGCTTTGGGGCAGGTCTTTGGCTGCAAGCACCATTTCTTTGCCGATATATTCCGCACATTCCTCGTATGTGCTTCTTGGAAAAGCGAGCTCATCATAGCTTTTCGTGTAATCGGCGCCTTCGTCGGGAATAATCGGTACAGGACCGTATTTTCTCAACAGAAGCCAGTAATAGTATGCGCGTACAAACCGTGCCTGCGCCTTATAGTCCGCTTTTTGCTCATCATCTATTACTGTGGACCCGTCAATATTCTGTATAAATATGGAGGCGCTTCTGATACCTTCATAACACAGATTCCAGGAATTGACCTCGCCTTCATGATAGCCGCCGAGGCTGAACCTGTTATAAGATAAAGAACCGGCATTCGTAGGGTCATAGTCCACATCTCTGTCGCCGTAATAAATATCGTCGGCAAAGTTGAACGGTTCAAACCCTTTACTTGCCACATCGGCATTTACGCCGGTAAGGTAGGAATAGGAATTGGCTAACCATTCTTCGATGTAATCTACATTATTAAATGATTTGTCTAAATCCAGCCGGTCTTTAAAATACTGATCGG from Arachidicoccus sp. BS20 encodes the following:
- a CDS encoding DUF4973 domain-containing protein, yielding MKKTAVILTLLLITGSTACNKDWTAEQYEQYVSFKAPLDGDGVTPIHIRYKPDGLVNYELPVIVSGTTNNKNDLQVHIGLDPDTLRAFNDANFQNRTDLYYKQLSQQYYTIPDTVISIKKNENTDTATIGFTLKNIDLADKWMLPLTIEPSGGYTPNPRRNYSKALLRIVPFNDYSGEYSGTALKIYLKGEENGAAIVSSTIQTYVVDENTVFFYAGTVDENKTDRRDYKIYAKFDTTTREVVLTSDNPDMNFHVNQTVNYSVEEIPDEILPYLVHRYVTINNIDYNYTDYTSVANATIDYTVRGSLIMERKINTQIPDEDQAIQW
- a CDS encoding DUF4488 domain-containing protein, which translates into the protein MKRLVIHGFLLLASVTYGYNAGAQKIKISAKNFEGMWQVSMQKNMLKGINGTNDKFTPPRNRDFKVFDANGNFMHFFYMNDRYVQLSRGKIKITSDSTYTEELDKHIGVPPSVKEGHVVFKFLDDDTFLMNWTLNGANGEEIYERVK
- a CDS encoding RagB/SusD family nutrient uptake outer membrane protein; the encoded protein is MKKITAVSIFIMMATLFISCKKYLKSDQYFKDRLDLDKSFNNVDYIEEWLANSYSYLTGVNADVASKGFEPFNFADDIYYGDRDVDYDPTNAGSLSYNRFSLGGYHEGEVNSWNLCYEGIRSASIFIQNIDGSTVIDDEQKADYKAQARFVRAYYYWLLLRKYGPVPIIPDEGADYTKSYDELAFPRSTYEECAEYIGKEMVLAAKDLPQSRGQLAIARPTRGAALATRAKVFLYAASPLMNGGKVSADFKTRLVDDKGNPLLSLTYDEQKWARAAAAAKDVMQLGVYSLFVAPYTSSGTITHPATIAPPYNAEYSDKPWPDGWANIDPFESYRRLFDGELSAAENPELIFTRGQNQSSEGINVMVVHQLPRIASGWNTHGMTLKQCDAYYMNDGSDAPGKDMEYGEGNGSQRVSGFVTDEDVAAGKYKPLAAGVSLQFANREPRFYASVAYNGSVWHLTNESQEYNREKQVFYYRGSGNGYTNTMFWLRTGIGIMKYVNPQDTYENGDLNKVVPKYEPAIRYADILLEYAEALNELTGSYNIPSWDSSQTYSISRNVPEMQKGIRPVRIRAGLPDFSDAVYASNTQLRKAIKRERQIELMGEQERYYDLRRWEDASTELVRPIYGYNVLMTQDQRDLFHQPVAAFALQSTFADKMYFWPIEIEELRRDNRLTQNPGWQTYK